The following is a genomic window from Oncorhynchus masou masou isolate Uvic2021 chromosome 6, UVic_Omas_1.1, whole genome shotgun sequence.
gatgtgtcaagcttatagagacataccccaagagacttgcaggtgtaattgctgcaaaaggtggcccTACAAAGCATTTgacttgggggagggggggggggtgaatagttatgcatgctcaagttctgtttttttaaacttatttattgtttgtttcacaataaaaaagatattttgcatcttcaaagtaaTTAGGCATGTTGtgcaaatcaaatgatacaaccccccccaaaaaaatctactttcttggggacctgaatattgacagGTTTTCATCTAGCTGtctgctcaagaggaagcttcttactgtaaccagtgcctatAATCTGGtacaggttattaatcaacctaccagggtgtttacaaagactacaggaacaagatcatccacatgtttcgatcacatttttactaatactgtagaactttgttctaaagctgtacccatacccattggatgcagtgatcacaatatagctaactttggagtactttaaattaaattatgggcagaaagacaaattcaactccatctttcatcgaatcagatggtTTATTCAtgacaaaaccatttgatgttgccaattattttcatgattacttcattggaaaagtgggcaaacttaggtaGGAGatgccaacaacgaacagtgagccaTAGTGCTCatgtatgtaaaaaaaacaaataatgaaagaaaaacattgcaagtttgaattttatatttttgtaaagttagtgtgtgAGACGCGGAAAAATGATTGTtctcgatcaataatgacaaacctcctggcattgacaacatAGATGGAGAGCTACTGAGGATTGTAGCGGACTCTATAGctactcctatctgtcatatattTAAGCTGAGCCTaaaggaaagtctttgtcctcaggcctggagggaagccaaagtcattccgctacccaagaatggtAAAGCGGTCTTTACTGGTTCTATCAGCAGACCTATCatcttgctgccagctcttagcaaactgttagATTATAGTTTAAATTAGATTTGATCTATATAATTTTGTAAAACACTTTCTACAAATCAAAAGTAATCCGACGATGTGTAGTTTGTGCGCGCCAACCAAAGATAACTAAAGACAAGATGAGTTTGATCTGTTTGCATGTTGAAGGGGTCTGTCGTCCACGATCATTCACTACTAGAAAGATGAGTGAACCATTCCTTCACTTCattttgttataacatctttAGTCTCACAGACATTTACGTGGCACCCAGAATACATTGTattatgtcaacaaacatggcgccacacatagttggcaaatagcttagcattagctcatcataattagtacaaccttcaaaaagctattttacacacatcatagTTGTCCATTGCAATCTATTCAACAATCGGAATGCATGATTTGCCACCAGTACTTCaaaacatgtgaataaaacagtaaacACATTATGCAGAAAATAAGGCACTTAGAAATAATAATTTTTGACAAagtaaggaaaacaacaatgaaggcAATGCGAGTTCCAACCAAAAAATGTGCCAGGGTGAAAAGATTTGTGCAAGACTGTGCAAATGTCTGCATACTTGATCTGCGGAAACACTGGGAAGTGCTTGGACTCCCATCAAAGAGAGACGTTTGTCCAGGTCAGTAAAGCATCAAACAAATTGGCAACAGTGAAATGGGCTCCTTCtctgtgaattaatgaggaggtgGAACACACCACAATTCAAACTGTTAGAAAATAAAACTTATTGGAAAATAATGAACTGTTgtgttgcgtaacaatcacattttggaacactGACATCACCTGCTTAAAACAACTCACACTGGGGCAACCGTTGGAAATATTTGGAACACTAGTGAAAAGGTtaaatggaagcttctctaatgtcaaacatgtaaagtgtggtgtactgcaGAGCAGCTCTCAAGGCCCTCATCTTTTTCTATTTTTATCAATGACTTGCCACTGACATTAatcaaagcatgtgtgtccatgtatgctgattattcaaccatatacacatcagcaaccacagctaatgaagtcactaaAACCCTTAGCAAaaagttgcagtctgttttggaatgggtggccagtaataaactggtcctgaacatcactaaaactaagagcattgtatttggtacaaataatTCCCAAATtcaagacctcagctgaatctagtcatgaatggtgtggctgttgaacaagttcaggagactaaattacttggtgttacctcaTACCATAAGTCTGTTGGAACACAGAACAAGGGATGAGAATTGTGCTGCAGGCCATATGATTCCCAGGAAGTGCTCTTCCAAGAGGAGTAAACAGAGGATTATTTCTATAGGCTATAAATGTAACAATACCAACAAAGACGGAACACTTGAGATAAATTACAgagtgagaaaagagagaacgaTGGTTGTTTATCGGTATGAAAGTCTCGGCCACAGTTCCCTGTTAttagctgtatgtgtgtgtgtgtgtgtgtgttttaaaactACACTGACCTAAAGACCCAGCCATAATCTTTTTTTAGCTTGAGGGGCCAAGTTCATTACCACTACAAATACCCCCAAACATGCCATTCAACCCTTGTTCCCTAGCCAAGAACTCCTCCCTCTCCATTGTTCCTGTCCATTGATAATGCATTTTGTGTGGCTTCAGTTAAAGACCAAGGATGGTTAAAGTAAgaaactgtacacacacacacacacacgattaatATATAAAGAGGGATTAGTGTGTCTATCCCAAACTGCTCTATGACATTATAACCTGCATGTTATGGAGATTATAAACAATTGCACTATATGGATGTAGAATAAAGCACTGTCAACAACTCCACACATAACACTCAGTTGCTGGACTGTTGATCAGTAGCTATAGCGTGTCTCTGGTCTCGCTCCAGTGAGCTCCTGCTGATAGCACATTAAATCAGAGAGCACTGCAGTACtgggctccctctctctctccccttctcctttctcattcctctatccctcatccacTCTtttactctccctcctccctctctctattcttttctccccctctcctccctccctccctccctcccattttgTCCTCGACTCTAACTATCCTCTCGCCCTCACCCtgttccctcgctctctcccctttATTTCCTTTCTCCTCATCAACActtctcctcctttcttcctctaGCTTTTTCACTCTGCTCCACTCTTCCCTATTTCCAGTCTTCATCCCATCCAATTCATCTTCTCGCTCGCATGCGCAcgctacacccccccccccttcactcATTTATAGCGATGTCCTCTGCAGTCACAGCTTCCCCATGACAGAGTGCTGCTGACACACTGCCAGctcagcatgcacacacaccacagaaagtGCCAGGTCAAACACGCTTGCCTGGTCTAACCCTCTGCAGCCCAGAGCAGTGCAGGTGTGTGTTATATCATTCTAATCGATGACCTGCTCTCTCCTCTATGCACCGGGTAGGACAACCCAACTATGTCATCGGAGCATGCTGACATAGCACATACATAGGGCCTACTTAGGGCCTTCATAGGACAGAGAACGAGTGGAGGAGGTCATGGAAGAGTCAGTGGCGGACTGTTGTTGCACTGTGGATCCAGAGCAGAAAGTagtgtgtgaggttgtgtgtgtgagagaacaaTTGTGATAGAGTAGCCTACAGTAAGACTAAATGTAGGGCAGATGACACCTGAGCCATGTCTGTTTCCCCTcttgttaaaacacacacacactatgaaggCATGggacccaggtggtgagggtaggtaacaacatctccaccccgctgatcctcaaactGGGGCCCCAAAAAAGTGCGCTCTGAGCCCtgttctgtactccctgttgacccacgactgcgtggccatgcccgcctccaactcaatcatcaagtttgcagacaacactacagtggtaagcttgattaccaacaacgacgagacagcctacagggaggaggtgagggccctcggagtgtggtgtcaggaaaatagcctcacactcaacgtcaacaaaacaaaggagatgattgtggacttcaggaaacagcagagggagcagccccctatccacatcgacgggacagtagtggagaggatagtaagttaagttccttggcatacacatcacggacaaactgaattggtccacccacacagacaggaggctgaagaaattcggcttgtcaccaacagcactcaaacttttacagatgcacaatctagagcatcctgtcaggctgtatcaccgtctggtacggcaactgctccacccacaaccgtaaggctctccagagggtagtgaggtctgcacaacgtatcaccagggcaaactacctgccctccaggacacctacaccacccgatgtcacaggaaggccataaagatcatcaagggcaacaaccagccactgcctgttcaccccgctatcatccagaaggcgaggtcagtacaggtgcatcaaagcagggaccgagagactgaaaaacagcttctatctcaaggccatcagactgttaaacagccaccactaacattgagtggctgctgccaacatactgactcaactccagacactttaataatggaaaaattgatgtaaaaaaaatgtatcactagccacttactTAATGTAatgcttacataccctacattactcatctcatatgtatatactgtactcaataccatctactgcgtcttgcctatgccgtgctgtaccatcactcattcatatatctttatgtacatattcttcatccctttacacttgtgtgtctaaggtagttgttgtgaaattgttaggttagactACCCGTtggtagtttaggaattgttagtaagattacttgttggttattactgcattgtcggaactagaagcacaagcatttcgctacactcgcattaacatctgctaaccatgtgtatgtgacaaataaaatttgatttgatttgattattactgcattgtcagaactagaagcacaaacatttcgctacactcgcattaacatgtgctaaccatgtgtacgtgacaaataaaatgtgggCACACACATGCCATCCCCTACCCTCCAGAGCAGTCACACCTCCAGATAACTGTGACCAAAAATACCACCATACAGATGTGACAATGGCAGATGTCCTACAGTAACAGTACTGACACGTTCACTGCAGTAGGCCATGATTATTACGCACACAGATACAAAACACTGTTAACTTCCTAAACTAACTAACTTtgctcacatctctctctctctctctctctctctctctctctctctctctctctctctctctctcgttcatgggctttattggcatggggaaaaACATGTTGACGTCGCCAAAACCAAgcgaaatagataataaacaatccAAAAGCTGTACTTGCAACTCTGGCTGTGACACAGAGGCGAGgcaggctggaggaggagagggggacagggagatgAGGCTGGGAGGACAAGATAATGAGGTTTCCATAGGAGGCTGCTGGCTGCAGCTCTGAATGCTTGGCAGAGTCACgctaacacacactcatacacacacaatttctctctctctctctctctctctcagaagtgTACAtatgtagatgctctacagactctCAATAACATTTCAACTATTTACTATCCCTGACCCTAGCCCttatcctaaacttaacccttttcCTAATCTGAACCTTAAAGCAAGCAGTTGTTTATCAACATGTAGCCTAGTTggttgatagtatgaccatctgtagagcatctacagatgagctatccagactatccaaataaagtgtgaccaatTGCTATTCTAGTCCTGGCCTGACAATGCCCTTCACATTAATCTGGTCACAACAAGAGCCAGCAGCCTCCACCTTGGAATGAGGTCGATATCCAAGCCTCAACGCCAAACCATGACGTCACAGCACACCCGTCAAAGCAATTATGCGATACGTAACAGAAAAGCAAAATCAACCACAAACCATCTCTATCATCTTTCAATATataaatgtaaacattattttaaaacaatttaaatataatacatagaaatgttgtgggacaatagtagatgaagaatcaatattttctagattgagtatttattgggtcattatgTCAGTATACcatgtatgtttgtaatagtgtgttatatgtgaaaaaGTGTTTaatttaaggactcttggaagattagtccaaatggggactaaaagagatccaaaTCAAATCATAATCAAATCATCTGGTAGTAAAGCAACAGATGGCAAATCTTCCTCTGGCAGAACTGGGAATTTAGTTGTATTCTACTGTCATAGCCTAGAGGCTAGCCTACCCTACTTACTTTTACACTTGAGCGCCTGCTGAACACTGATCCGCTGGTTACAGACGTCGCACCAGTCCTGAGTCACGGTTCTGGTCCCAAACGTGTGGCCCTCTCCTGTCTCCGACCGCACGCGCGCGTCCTCCTGCTCCTGGGAGCCAAATATTGACCAGACCTCCCTTCGGTGGGATTCTGTGCGCGCGAGTTTAACGACCCCGGTCCTTCCCTGTGTCAACCGCTCCAGCGGTGGTCCCCCGGTGTCCCCTTTGGTCACCAGCCTTGTGGTCTGACCATTGGGGCTGTGGGATGCGCGCCTTCTGACCGGACGGTCCCGACGTGAGTGTGCTCCCATGTGTCCGTTTGTTGGCGCGCTTGATCCGTCACACTTGACGTCTATCATCTGTGTGTTAGCTGACGTGCTTGACATAACATTTGTAAGGATCTTCAGGGAACTCCTTCGATCACGGGTTGAGTCATTCCCGCTGCCGCTCCGTCCGCTTTGACCAGTGTCCTTCTCCCTCGCCGCTGTAGTGTCTCCACAGTCAGGGCTGctgctgtcgctctctctgtctgaacTACGTGGCACCAGCACCGGCTGAGCCTCACGCCTCACCCCGGGACCCCCCCCTCCAACACCGGCTGCGGCTCCTTGTTGTCCCAGGGTCAGGGACGGGTTTAGTGGGGAGGCTGTGACTGCTGATACGCGGGAATGCCGTTCGGTTTCGGCGGTCACCGAGCTCTTCCCGAGGATGATCTCCACGGAGGATTTCCACGGTAACGTTATTTTATTCTTCCCGGCGGCCTTTAGTTTATGAAAGACTAGCTGGTGGTCGGGAGCCGGGCGATGTTGTCCTGGTCCTACCACACTCACTGAAGCCATGGCTCGGTGTATGGGAGTGCGTGTGTGCTGTGAATGTAAACTCTAAATTGAAGCACCAGCCAAGGCTCGCATGCAGCTAGTGTGACGCCTACTCTACGATGAATCTATAAACGTTTAAATGCCACCGGCTAGAGGCACGAGCACTCTTAAAGCGGCCGCGCGCCTAATCCGGGGATTAATCGGTGATTTCTGATTTGGTGTGAGGCTAACCAGGGattaaactactactactaacctatTTCTAGGCCTACTGTTACAGAACTGCATGACAATGTAGCCGAACTGAGTTCGTATTTGAGTGTCTTATATTTGAAATACTTTTGTCTGTGTATttgaatatttattttttaaatacagccCAAAACAATTACTTTTATTTGAGTATTTTAATTGTTATGTGTAAAAAACGAATAATAAAATAGTATTTTCTaagtcaaatacttatttccaatAATTTACAGAATAAAAATGTCTGACtgagccaccccccccccccctcaaaaaaatGATCTTCTGAGTTTTTTCTGTTGGAAGTTACCTACATTGAATTTATAAACAATGGGCTTCCCAGGCAGCGTCAGTGAgtgacatcatgttacactgtcATATTGAAGAGCCTGTGGGAGGTTGGTTCTAGCAATATTATAATGCAGTCTTAGGTACAATACAGAATAATGCAAACAAAAACAGAGGATAGCAAAATGTCTTTTAAATTAAGGTGAGGAAAGTTATGAAAATCTCCATGTCACAATACATCATCCGTGTTCTGAGAAACCACGATGCAGTGAGTTTGTCCCCACTTTCACTTTCGCATTCTGACAAGAGTATTTAGTTCATATTGTGATGAGTTCAGTGGTTTCTTGTTTGATCTGGGAAACTTCTCCCATTGTCAACTTACTCTTTGAATCGGTCATCCTCAAACACATTGGCACTGAGTGAATTTAGGAGGTTGTACATATTCAGTACTTGCACAATGAAGTCACTGTGATGTCCTGAATATGAAAGTGTGTGTTGCGATGTGTTTTTGTAGTTATTGACCTGGTCTGATTCGAGAGGGAGGAAGTGGTTGATTGTGAATTTCCCTGGATTCTCCCCAGTGCTGAAATGAAACAAGTTTCACACAAGACTGAAGAAAACATAGCAATTAGATACATTGTCCACAGACTATGCACTGTCCGTGTTCTCTATATACAtggctttcggaaagtattcagaccccttgacattttgatacattacagccttattctaaaatggaaaaaaaatatataatctacacacaataacccataatgacaaagcgaaaaacaggtttttagaaatgtttgcaaatgtattaaaaatagaaaacagaaataccttatttacataagtattcagaccctttgctacgaggactcgaaattgagctcaggtacatcctgtttccattggtcatcattgagatgtttctacaacttgggagtccacctgtggtaaattcaattgacgagacatgatttggaaaggcacacatctgtctatataaggtcccacagttgacagtggatgtcggagcaaaaaccaaaccatgaggtcaaaaGAATTGTCTGTTGAGCAcatagacaggattgtgtcgaggcacagatctggggaagggtaacaaaaaaatgtctgcagcaatgaaggtccccaagaacacagtggcctccaccattcttaaatggaaccaccaagacttcctagagctggctgcctggccaaactgagcaatcgggggagaagggccttggtcagggaggtgaccaagaacacaatggtcactctgacagagctccagagttcctctttggagcactccaccaaatcaggcctttatggtagtgaccagatggaagccatccctcagtaaaaaggcacaagacagccaACTTGGAGTctcccaaaaggcacccaaagactctcagaacaatgagaaacaagattctctgatcatGACACCAAGATTGAATGCCAAGCCACACGTCTGgacgaaacctggcaccatccctacagtggatGGGGAGTGTCAAGTCAAGGGCTGATtttgactaatgatgataaatacaatccacctgtgtgtaatcaagtctccgtataaatgcacctgcactgtgatagtctcagaggtccgttaaaagcgcagagagcatcatgaagaacaaggaacacaccaggcaggtccgagatact
Proteins encoded in this region:
- the LOC135542182 gene encoding ras association domain-containing protein 5-like isoform X1, translating into MASVSVVGPGQHRPAPDHQLVFHKLKAAGKNKITLPWKSSVEIILGKSSVTAETERHSRVSAVTASPLNPSLTLGQQGAAAGVGGGGPGVRREAQPVLVPRSSDRESDSSSPDCGDTTAAREKDTGQSGRSGSGNDSTRDRRSSLKILTNVMSSTSANTQMIDVKCDGSSAPTNGHMGAHSRRDRPVRRRASHSPNGQTTRLVTKGDTGGPPLERLTQGRTGVVKLARTESHRREVWSIFGSQEQEDARVRSETGEGHTFGTRTVTQDWCDVCNQRISVQQALKCKNCNYTCHQECGGRVQLDCNQRDSNPRERTSPRRHCSTPPQYKQKEVEEERGPKALSEEELRAKIEDYNSTVSENGMKLGADGLYTGFIKVHLRLSRPVTVLAVEGTGLDGQAERRPMTVSEGQEGAGAGFSEKRTSFYLPSDCVKQIHISSTTTVREVIQGLLKKFMVQDNPRKFALYRQTHRDGQDLFQKLPLVECPLALRLVVGPDPELLSFVLKENETGEVEWHAFSVPELQNFLVILEKEEAERVRLVEQRFAVYRQSLQKALREDQP
- the LOC135542182 gene encoding ras association domain-containing protein 5-like isoform X2; this translates as MASVSVVGPGQHRPAPDHQLVFHKLKAAGKNKITLPWKSSVEIILGKSSVTAETERHSRVSAVTASPLNPSLTLGQQGAAAGVGGGGPGVRREAQPVLVPRSSDRESDSSSPDCGDTTAAREKDTGQSGRSGSGNDSTRDRRSSLKILTNVMSSTSANTQMIDVKCDGSSAPTNGHMGAHSRRDRPVRRRASHSPNGQTTRLVTKGDTGGPPLERLTQGRTGVVKLARTESHRREVWSIFGSQEQEDARVRSETGEGHTFGTRTVTQDWCDVCNQRISVQQALKCKNCNYTCHQECGGRVQLDCNQRDSNPRERTSPRRHCSTPPQYKKEVEEERGPKALSEEELRAKIEDYNSTVSENGMKLGADGLYTGFIKVHLRLSRPVTVLAVEGTGLDGQAERRPMTVSEGQEGAGAGFSEKRTSFYLPSDCVKQIHISSTTTVREVIQGLLKKFMVQDNPRKFALYRQTHRDGQDLFQKLPLVECPLALRLVVGPDPELLSFVLKENETGEVEWHAFSVPELQNFLVILEKEEAERVRLVEQRFAVYRQSLQKALREDQP